The following proteins come from a genomic window of Candidatus Aminicenantes bacterium:
- a CDS encoding outer membrane beta-barrel protein — MKKILFLILALSLAAVPGFSQKFAFKLSSGMSWADGGDLTTGIQGQSDLLKQVYGLGDTFLAPKRGVQISGELLFYPWKFFGVGLGVGQFKMSKDSSAAYTNNYLSTTEAIKPAVTVTPVTLNLHLLLPLSDRLRFDALAGAGMYFTKLDWNFRADYTLLGLSGYDEYTFQAKKSALGFQAGIGLEYLITSRLSLVANGLYRVVKLDSYQGTYTSTGGGDFGSYSSTGTDASFWYFERRAGETTFPLVAFQVDEPVVTPWDNNARKAQLDLKGFTVTLGLKVAFGR, encoded by the coding sequence ATGAAAAAGATCCTGTTCCTCATCCTGGCTTTGAGCCTGGCCGCCGTGCCGGGCTTTTCCCAGAAGTTCGCCTTCAAGCTCAGCTCCGGCATGAGCTGGGCCGACGGCGGCGACCTAACCACAGGCATCCAAGGCCAGTCCGACCTGCTGAAGCAGGTCTACGGTCTAGGAGACACCTTCCTGGCTCCCAAGCGCGGCGTCCAGATCTCCGGCGAGCTCCTGTTCTACCCCTGGAAATTCTTCGGCGTCGGCCTGGGGGTCGGTCAGTTCAAAATGAGCAAAGATAGCTCGGCGGCCTATACCAACAACTACCTGTCGACCACGGAAGCGATCAAGCCGGCGGTCACCGTCACTCCGGTCACTTTGAACCTGCACCTGCTTCTGCCGTTGTCGGATCGGCTCCGCTTCGACGCCCTGGCCGGGGCGGGGATGTACTTCACCAAGCTGGACTGGAATTTCCGGGCCGATTACACCCTGCTCGGCTTGAGCGGGTATGACGAGTATACATTCCAGGCCAAAAAGAGCGCTTTGGGATTCCAGGCCGGAATCGGGCTCGAATACCTGATCACGTCCCGACTCTCACTGGTTGCGAACGGCTTGTATCGGGTCGTCAAGCTCGATTCCTATCAGGGGACTTACACCAGCACGGGCGGCGGCGATTTCGGGTCCTATTCCTCCACCGGCACCGATGCTTCCTTCTGGTATTTCGAGCGCCGGGCGGGGGAGACGACTTTCCCGCTGGTGGCGTTCCAGGTGGATGAACCGGTTGTGACCCCCTGGGACAACAACGCCCGCAAGGCCCAGCTCGACCTGAAAGGCTTCACCGTCACGCTGGGCTTGAAGGTCGCCTTCGGCCGCTGA